Proteins from one Lepidochelys kempii isolate rLepKem1 chromosome 6, rLepKem1.hap2, whole genome shotgun sequence genomic window:
- the LOC140912516 gene encoding interferon-induced transmembrane protein 1-like, producing the protein MDNTPYTFPARSNQPFPNHNYEHLKEESEIGEVPPGATVSSTVISMHPYLPPPSDHIIWSIFSTLYVNFCCLGFMALVFSVKARDRKVVGDHSGASSYGSTAKCLNIMALGLSLLLLVLVIILVATGVIAVTHAMHPGD; encoded by the exons ATGGACAACACCCCGTACACCTTCCCGGCCCGCAGCAACCAGCCCTTCCCAAACCACAACTATGAGCACCTGAAGGAAGAGAGTGAGATCGGAGAGGTCCCTCCAGGGGCCACCGTCAGCTCCACGGTTATCAGCATGCACCCgtacctgccccctcccagcgACCACATCATCTGGTCCATCTTCAGCACCCTCTATGTGAATTTCTGCTGCCTCGGCTTCATGGCTCTGGTTTTCTCCGTCAAG gccagggaTCGTAAAGTCGTCGGCGACCACAGTGGCGCAAGCAGCTACGGCTCCACCGCCAAGTGCCTGAACATCATGGCCCTGGGCCTGTCCCTGCTCTTGCTCGTCCTCGTCATCATCCTCGTGGCAACAGGGGTCATCGCTGTCACACACGCAATGCATCCTGGAGACTAG